From Halobacteriovoraceae bacterium, one genomic window encodes:
- a CDS encoding thymidine phosphorylase, which yields MSKKMKQTSSSAYSIIKKKRDGLKLSQDEIDWFIKSLVSGEVADYQMSALLMAIYLNGLDHDETKYLTDAMLNSGKTLNFDDPLTVDKHSTGGIGDKTSFILAPVAMACGVKVPMIAGRGLGHTGGTIDKAESIHGLDMEISLDRFVELVKTKGAAIIGQTHEIAPADKKIYALRDVTATVESIELITASIMSKKIAEGPDSYVFDIKTGSGAFMKTLKRSRLLAKSLMETALRYDKNVMTCITDMSKPLGEKVGNSLEIIECVEILKGRGPQDLLEVCAELGAGMILLAGLAKNFTQAKKLFLQKIATGEGLKKFREIVVNQGGDPGFIEDYTKLPLAKNKFVIKSPRVGYISKMDCELIGLQVVKLGGGRTKAGEKIDHGVGIEVFRKPGDRLKIGDELATIWFNQGQEELVEDLKVEYLNKVIKMSKNRPTKKIPLIYEKKISISKKDK from the coding sequence ATGAGTAAAAAGATGAAGCAAACTTCAAGTAGCGCCTATAGCATCATAAAAAAGAAAAGGGATGGTTTAAAACTTTCACAAGACGAAATTGATTGGTTCATTAAATCATTAGTTTCTGGGGAAGTGGCCGATTATCAAATGAGTGCATTATTGATGGCCATATATTTGAATGGCCTAGATCATGATGAGACAAAATATTTGACAGACGCAATGCTCAATTCTGGAAAGACTTTAAATTTCGATGATCCTTTAACTGTGGATAAACATTCCACAGGGGGAATTGGAGATAAGACAAGTTTTATACTTGCTCCGGTGGCCATGGCATGTGGAGTTAAGGTTCCTATGATTGCTGGACGTGGTTTGGGGCATACAGGGGGAACGATAGATAAGGCAGAGTCCATTCATGGATTAGATATGGAAATATCGCTTGATCGTTTCGTAGAGTTAGTAAAAACAAAGGGAGCGGCCATAATTGGTCAGACTCATGAAATAGCTCCTGCTGATAAAAAAATTTATGCATTACGAGACGTAACGGCAACAGTCGAGTCAATTGAATTAATCACGGCCAGTATTATGAGTAAAAAAATAGCAGAAGGGCCAGATAGTTATGTTTTTGATATCAAAACTGGATCTGGTGCCTTTATGAAAACCCTTAAAAGATCGAGGTTATTAGCTAAGTCTCTTATGGAGACGGCCTTGAGATATGATAAGAATGTCATGACTTGTATTACAGATATGTCTAAACCTTTGGGAGAAAAAGTAGGAAATTCTCTTGAAATTATTGAATGTGTAGAAATTTTAAAAGGAAGGGGCCCACAAGATCTTTTGGAAGTATGTGCTGAGTTAGGTGCCGGAATGATTTTGCTGGCCGGATTGGCCAAAAATTTCACGCAAGCGAAAAAACTTTTCTTGCAAAAAATAGCAACAGGAGAAGGGTTAAAAAAATTTAGAGAAATTGTCGTTAATCAAGGTGGAGATCCTGGGTTTATAGAGGATTATACAAAACTGCCCTTGGCCAAAAATAAGTTTGTAATTAAATCACCACGAGTTGGTTATATTTCAAAAATGGATTGTGAGTTAATAGGTCTACAAGTTGTCAAATTAGGTGGAGGGCGAACTAAGGCCGGAGAAAAAATTGATCATGGTGTGGGTATTGAAGTTTTTAGAAAACCTGGGGATCGATTAAAAATTGGTGATGAGCTTGCAACAATTTGGTTTAATCAAGGACAAGAGGAACTTGTTGAGGATCTTAAAGTCGAATATTTAAATAAGGTTATTAAAATGAGTAAAAACAGACCGACAAAGAAAATTCCCTTAATTTATGAGAAAAAGATTTCAATTAGTAAAAAGGATAAATAA
- a CDS encoding purine-nucleoside phosphorylase has protein sequence MMYDKLSESAQYIQTKMKYTPKVGIVLGSGLGVFVEEVTDKVEILYKDIPHFYQTTVEGHAGRLILGKVGNVDVAILQGRLHAYEGLPMQEVVHPVRVLGSLGIETLILTNAAGGVNLSFSPGDLVCISDHINLMMRNPLVGPNLSEWGPRFPDMSQAYHSELRRLLFSSAKELKIDLKEGVYCGVLGPTYETPAEVRMIRAIGGDMVGMSTVPESIAANHFGIKVVGISCITNMAAGILDELLKHEDIKEQAQKVKGQFNSLLVNFVKKLVP, from the coding sequence ATTATGTATGACAAATTATCTGAAAGTGCTCAATATATTCAGACAAAAATGAAGTACACCCCTAAGGTTGGTATTGTACTTGGCTCAGGACTGGGTGTATTTGTAGAAGAAGTTACAGACAAAGTAGAAATACTCTACAAGGACATTCCACATTTCTATCAAACCACTGTTGAAGGACATGCGGGAAGGTTAATTCTAGGAAAAGTAGGAAATGTAGATGTGGCCATTTTACAGGGAAGATTACATGCGTACGAGGGGCTTCCTATGCAGGAAGTTGTTCACCCTGTGCGAGTATTGGGATCTTTAGGGATTGAGACATTAATTTTAACCAATGCGGCCGGAGGGGTTAACTTAAGTTTTTCTCCTGGGGATTTGGTGTGTATTTCAGATCATATTAATTTGATGATGAGAAATCCTCTTGTGGGCCCAAATCTTTCTGAGTGGGGTCCTAGGTTTCCGGATATGTCTCAGGCCTATCATTCGGAATTGAGGCGTCTTCTTTTTAGTTCGGCCAAAGAACTCAAAATTGATTTGAAGGAAGGTGTATATTGTGGGGTTTTAGGGCCAACTTATGAAACACCAGCGGAAGTAAGAATGATTAGAGCAATTGGAGGAGATATGGTTGGAATGAGTACTGTTCCTGAGTCAATTGCGGCCAATCACTTTGGTATAAAGGTTGTCGGAATCTCTTGTATTACTAATATGGCGGCGGGAATTTTAGATGAGTTGCTCAAGCATGAAGATATAAAGGAGCAGGCGCAAAAGGTTAAAGGTCAATTTAATTCGCTTTTGGTCAATTTTGTAAAAAAACTGGTGCCATGA